CCCTTGTCGGGAAATTTAATGATGAGCGATTTGAAGGACTGCTCCAAACAACCTTATTTGAGTTTTCCAAAAAAAGAGCTAGTTATTTGTTGCTGGATATGACGGCAATCAGTGAATTTGACGAGTATATTGTTTTTCGCCTGCAGGGCTTAGTAAAGGCAGTGTCCCTTTTAGGCGGGGAATGTATCCTTGTTGGCATCAGTCCGACATTAGGTGTGCAAATTGTTAACTCAGGAGTAGATTTAAGTACTATTCCAACCTTCTCAACATTAGAACAAGGTATTGAGCATGCAGTCGACTTGCTTGGCTATGAAATCGTAAAAAAACGGTAAGCATTCTGCTCCATCTTTGCAAAGTCAAAGATGGAGCTTTTTTTGTGCATGAAAAGAGCAGCAGAGTCAGATGATAACAAGCAAATACTAATTTAGGAGGCTCCATAAATGCCTGAATTACCAGAAATGGAAAACTATAAGCGCAATCTAAATCAGTTGATTCAAGGTAAAGTCATATCTAATGTAATAGTTAACAGAGAAAAATCTATTAACGTTGATCCGCAAAATTTCATACAAGCAGTTCAGGGAAATACTGTTAGTCTTGTTCAGAGAAGAGCTAAGCATCTGCTGTTTCGGTTAAGCAACGGTAAAGTACTGCTGCTGCATTTAATGCTGGGAGGCTGGATGTTTTATTCAGAGGAAAAAGACAAGCCAAAGCGAACGGTTCAAATCCAGCTTTCATTCGGAAATATGCATCTGTATATTATTGGACTTCGGTTAGGCTATCTTCACCTATATACAAACGCTGAAGCAGAAGCCGAGCTTGCTGATTTAGGACCGGAACCACTTGACTTAA
This DNA window, taken from Niallia sp. Man26, encodes the following:
- a CDS encoding DNA-formamidopyrimidine glycosylase family protein, whose product is MPELPEMENYKRNLNQLIQGKVISNVIVNREKSINVDPQNFIQAVQGNTVSLVQRRAKHLLFRLSNGKVLLLHLMLGGWMFYSEEKDKPKRTVQIQLSFGNMHLYIIGLRLGYLHLYTNAEAEAELADLGPEPLDLSFTKEDFLAYIEKKRGTLKLKLVDQHFLSGIGNCYSDEICYHAKLLPERKLEDLTSEEKTALYTAIQTVLKEATDIGGYMEHPLFINDNKTGAYNDLCCVYDCEGQPCQRCGTKIVQTEISSKKTFYCPNCQH